The region TCGTCAAGCTCCACGCTGGCCGGCAACCTGACCTGCAGGCGCAACGCCTCATGGCGCACTAAGGGGACATAGCGCAGCCAGAGAGAATTTTTGTCCATCACGCCTTCGGCGGTATACAGATCGCTCACTATGTCTAAAACCTGCGGATAAGAGAGTCAGCGCTATTATCCGTAGGGGGCAAAATGCCAATCGGCTGAACAGTCGCACAAAATAGGCTTTATTTGTGCCATGCATTAACTCCCGGGCGCGCGACCATAAAAAAACCCCGCCGAAGCGGGGTTCTTTACGACAGGTTAATCGCGGAGAGACGATTAACGCAGCAGGGTCAACACGTTCTGGGTAGACTGGTTAGCCTGGGCCAGAACAGAGGTGCCGGCCTGTTGCAGGATGTTGGCACGGCTCATGTTGGACACTTCGGTCGCGTAGTCGGCATCCTGAATACGGGACTGGGAAGCGGACAGGTTGTTCACGGTGCTGTTCAGGTTGTTGATGACAGAATCGAAACGGTTCTGTACCGCACCCAAAGAAGAACGCAGCGAGTCAACCTGAGACAGCGCTTTGTCCAATACCGCCAGCGGGTCATCCGTTGTTGGCGTGGTGCTCATTTCTGCGCCTTTGCTGACTTTACCCGCAGAGTCTACGTTGGCTTTGAAGTATTTGGCGTTTGCGCCAGTGCCTTCCTGGATAACGTAAGACTTGCCGCTGTCGTAAGACTTCAGGTTAGCCGCGTCAGCGCCGGTTGCAGTCACTTCCTGCTTAACGGTGGTGGTCGCGCTGGTGCCGGTCAGACCGGTGGTGTCAGTTGCTGCGATCGCCGTGATGTCACCGGAAGTTTTGTCGATGGTGGCCTTGTAGTTCTTGCCATCGGTGCCTACCGCGTAAACGTCGCCAGTCGCGTCATCTTTGATAAAGCTGGCTGGTGCGGCACCGTTAGCCTGCGCGTTGGTGGTGTTGGTGATGGCGATGTCTTTGCCGTTTGGTACAGTCGTTGCCGCGGCACCCACTTTGGCAGGATCGACGGAGGTCGCAACGCTGAACTTGTCCAGGCCCAGAGTGGAAGAGTTGATGTTTTTCAGATCGATATCGATAGTTTCGTTATCGTTGGCACCGACCTGAATGGTCAGTTTCTGGTCGCCGCTCAGCACTTTCACGCCGTTGAAATCGGTTTGCGCAGAGATACGGTTGATCTCGGACAGACGTTGGGTGATTTCGTCCTGGATAGACTGCAGGTCACTGGAAGAGTTGGAACCGTTCTGGGACTGTACGGTCAGACGACGGATGTTTTGCAGGTTGTCGTTAACTTCGTTCAGCGCGCCTTCGGTGGTCTGCGACAAAGAGATACCGTCGTTAGCGTTACGGGAAGCCTGAGTCAGGCCTTTGATGTTAGCGGTGAAGCGGTTAGAGATCGCCTGACCCGCGGCATCATCCTTGGCGCTGTTGATACGCAGACCGGAAGACAAACGCTCGATCGCAGTGCCCAGAGAAGACTGAGATTTGTTCAGGTTGTTCTGCGCCATCAGCGACAGGCTGTTGGTGTTAATTACTTGTGCCATTGTATGCTTTCCTTACGAATCAGTTGCGATATTCGCATCACGGTTAAAAGGTTCGGGCTTCGTTGCCCACGGCGTCAACCACCGTCCCATCAGGTATCGGCCCTCCCCCTGCAACCTTTAGAAATTTTTTATTTTTTTTTCGCTTTCCGGCAATGGCATAAATAACGCTGTTTTTCCTTCCTCTATTGCGCCATCGGTTTTTTATTTTTTCGGTAAACTTTTTCTCCACTGGGCCGATAAACGCGTAAAGCGAATAAAGTCATTATCAAGGAGAATTACGAATGGCATCGATCAGTTCCTTAGGCATCGGCTCAGGACTCGACCTCAACGGCTTGCTGGACAAGCTGACCAAAGCGGAACAGCAACGTCTGACGCCCTACACCACCCAGCAAACCAGTTACAACGCCAAACTGACCGCTTACGGTACCCTGAAAGGCTCGCTGGAGAAGTTTGATACCCTGAGCAAAGATCTGGCCAAACCGGATTTCTTTAATAACACCACCGCCAGCACCCACGATCAGTTCACCATTACCACCAATGCCAAAGCGGTACCGGGCAACTATGTGGTCGAAGTTGAACAACTGGCGCAGCCGCAAACGCTGACGACTCAGGCGAATATTAGCGATCAGACCACCGAACTCGGCACCTCCGGCGCCAGCGGCCGCACCATCAGCATCACCCAGGGCAACCCGCCCAAGACCGTCGATATTCCGCTGAATGACGATCAAACCTCGCTGCTGGAAATGCGCGATGCGATCAACGGCGCGAAAGCCGGCGTCAGCGCCAGCATCATGCGCGTTGGCGATAACCAGTATCAGTTGGCGTTAAGTTCCTCGACCACCGGCGAAAGCAACAAGATGTCGGTCAAGGTCAATAATGACGCTGCGCTGAACGACATTCTCAATTACGACTCCAGCATCCCCAGCGGCGCCATGAAACAGACCGTTGCCGCGCAGGACGCAAAAATCAAGGTTAACGGCACGGAGATCCAACGCAGCACCAACGCCATTGCCGATGCC is a window of Serratia plymuthica DNA encoding:
- a CDS encoding FliC/FljB family flagellin, with product MAQVINTNSLSLMAQNNLNKSQSSLGTAIERLSSGLRINSAKDDAAGQAISNRFTANIKGLTQASRNANDGISLSQTTEGALNEVNDNLQNIRRLTVQSQNGSNSSSDLQSIQDEITQRLSEINRISAQTDFNGVKVLSGDQKLTIQVGANDNETIDIDLKNINSSTLGLDKFSVATSVDPAKVGAAATTVPNGKDIAITNTTNAQANGAAPASFIKDDATGDVYAVGTDGKNYKATIDKTSGDITAIAATDTTGLTGTSATTTVKQEVTATGADAANLKSYDSGKSYVIQEGTGANAKYFKANVDSAGKVSKGAEMSTTPTTDDPLAVLDKALSQVDSLRSSLGAVQNRFDSVINNLNSTVNNLSASQSRIQDADYATEVSNMSRANILQQAGTSVLAQANQSTQNVLTLLR
- the fliD gene encoding flagellar filament capping protein FliD; the encoded protein is MASISSLGIGSGLDLNGLLDKLTKAEQQRLTPYTTQQTSYNAKLTAYGTLKGSLEKFDTLSKDLAKPDFFNNTTASTHDQFTITTNAKAVPGNYVVEVEQLAQPQTLTTQANISDQTTELGTSGASGRTISITQGNPPKTVDIPLNDDQTSLLEMRDAINGAKAGVSASIMRVGDNQYQLALSSSTTGESNKMSVKVNNDAALNDILNYDSSIPSGAMKQTVAAQDAKIKVNGTEIQRSTNAIADALQGVTLDLKTKTKDGEPQNLVITNDKAGSADKIKSWVDSYNSLLDTFNSLSKFTPVKSGEEQSAKNGALLGDNTLRGIQSSIKNALSSAQDNPELKGLGNLGITTNVKTGKLELDSEKLKKAIDDKPEQVANFFAGNGTDTGMATEIHNEIQNYIKAGGVLENATKSINTNLDRLNTQITRVTESIQNTIDRYKQQFVQLDTMMSKLNGTSNYLNQQFSSK